One genomic segment of Aquipluma nitroreducens includes these proteins:
- a CDS encoding RluA family pseudouridine synthase, with translation MKYPQKKIGFNPTKLKEVAVKVSETTELMKFLIEKFPEKSRTAIKSMLAHKQVTVGDLVTTQFDFPLKRGQMVFLNKKKSEEKPRFRGMRIVHEDADLIVIEKGSGLLSIATDKEKVKTAYSMLSEYVKRFDPKNLIFIVHRLDRDTSGLMMFAKSKKVQEALQKDWNESIIERSYVVVVEGVVEKAEGTVTSWLKENKALVMYSSQNPEDGQKAVTHYKVLKTDKQFSLLEVKLETGRKNQIRVHMKDLGFPVTGDKKYGAKLNPIGQMGLHARVLAFKHPVTGRMLRFDTPIPGKFLKAIR, from the coding sequence ATGAAATACCCACAAAAGAAGATCGGTTTTAACCCGACTAAGCTGAAGGAAGTTGCAGTGAAAGTCTCTGAAACGACCGAACTGATGAAATTTTTGATCGAGAAATTTCCGGAGAAAAGCCGAACTGCAATCAAATCGATGCTGGCTCACAAGCAAGTAACTGTTGGTGATTTAGTAACTACCCAGTTCGACTTTCCACTCAAACGTGGTCAAATGGTCTTTCTCAACAAAAAAAAATCGGAAGAGAAGCCGAGGTTCAGAGGAATGCGGATTGTACACGAAGATGCTGATCTTATTGTAATTGAAAAGGGTAGTGGCCTGCTTTCGATAGCTACCGATAAAGAAAAGGTAAAAACAGCCTATAGCATGTTAAGTGAATATGTGAAAAGGTTCGATCCTAAGAATTTGATTTTCATCGTCCATCGGCTCGACCGCGATACTTCCGGATTAATGATGTTTGCCAAAAGCAAAAAGGTACAGGAAGCGTTGCAAAAGGATTGGAACGAATCAATTATTGAGCGATCTTACGTGGTTGTCGTTGAGGGAGTTGTTGAAAAGGCAGAAGGAACTGTCACTTCGTGGCTCAAGGAGAATAAAGCGCTTGTAATGTATTCGAGTCAAAATCCGGAAGACGGGCAAAAGGCAGTTACCCATTACAAAGTACTTAAAACCGATAAACAATTTTCGTTGCTGGAAGTGAAACTTGAAACCGGTCGCAAAAATCAGATTCGTGTACACATGAAAGATTTAGGTTTCCCGGTAACAGGCGACAAAAAATATGGTGCCAAACTAAATCCTATCGGACAAATGGGGCTGCATGCACGCGTCTTAGCTTTTAAACATCCGGTAACGGGAAGAATGCTTCGCTTCGATACACCCATTCCCGGTAAATTTCTGAAAGCTATCAGGTAG
- a CDS encoding SPOR domain-containing protein has product MRYLCSVIFIFVLLSSLGYAQTDTLGINSGISNQAANLEDFLGKLPVRQDPRITDMLIRHNQINQRRNGTEGFRLEIFFSSENKAREQAVRVKNEFNLVFPDIASYMLFQTPNFKVRIGDFRNKSEALKTKAYIASKYPNAFIVKDNIRFPELFTESVEQNEEQ; this is encoded by the coding sequence ATGAGGTATTTGTGTAGTGTAATCTTCATTTTTGTTCTTCTCAGCTCGCTGGGATATGCTCAAACCGATACACTTGGAATAAATTCTGGCATCTCAAATCAGGCTGCAAATCTGGAAGATTTTCTCGGAAAATTGCCAGTGAGGCAGGACCCTCGAATAACTGACATGCTCATACGGCACAACCAAATCAATCAAAGACGTAACGGAACAGAAGGCTTTCGGCTGGAGATTTTTTTTAGTTCCGAGAATAAAGCACGCGAACAGGCAGTGAGGGTAAAAAACGAATTTAACCTTGTTTTTCCTGACATTGCAAGCTATATGTTATTTCAAACCCCCAATTTTAAAGTGCGGATCGGCGATTTCAGAAACAAAAGTGAAGCTTTGAAAACCAAAGCCTACATTGCTTCGAAATACCCGAATGCCTTTATTGTAAAAGATAATATCCGATTTCCCGAACTATTTACAGAAAGTGTAGAGCAAAACGAAGAACAATGA
- a CDS encoding manganese efflux pump MntP, whose translation MEILTVLLLAIGLSFDSFAVSVCSGLNLPHIRFFQAAKIAIFLALFQAFMPLIGWLVGNSMKSLIEPVDHWIAFGLLSLIGGKMIIESLISSEEREIKNPLHIKVILTLSVATSIDALAVGFSFSTILDKILFAVVVIGVVTFIASMLGILLGKKTGPKINKYAEILGGAILIIIGVKILIEHLLVN comes from the coding sequence ATGGAGATTTTAACTGTCCTTTTGCTGGCCATCGGGTTATCGTTCGATTCATTTGCTGTATCAGTGTGCAGCGGATTAAATCTGCCTCACATCCGATTTTTTCAGGCTGCAAAAATTGCCATATTTCTCGCTTTGTTTCAGGCTTTTATGCCATTAATTGGCTGGCTGGTGGGAAATAGTATGAAATCGTTGATAGAACCTGTTGATCATTGGATCGCCTTTGGACTTTTGAGCCTGATTGGTGGGAAAATGATTATCGAAAGTCTGATCAGTTCTGAAGAAAGGGAAATTAAGAATCCACTTCACATCAAGGTAATCCTCACACTATCAGTCGCTACCAGTATCGATGCGCTGGCCGTTGGATTCAGTTTTTCAACCATTCTGGATAAAATTTTGTTCGCCGTTGTGGTTATTGGTGTGGTCACATTTATCGCGTCGATGCTTGGAATTTTATTAGGGAAGAAAACCGGGCCGAAAATAAACAAGTATGCCGAGATTCTTGGGGGGGCGATCCTAATCATTATAGGCGTGAAGATATTAATTGAGCATTTACTTGTCAATTAG
- a CDS encoding histidine kinase N-terminal 7TM domain-containing protein: MSNMEPNIDNYIITPLFLLLLIGGLIGVVTFFFLLRFRKTPGVKYWLVWQIAASIWAFTYAFEFAATNIETKILWSKFSYFGIVYGPVAFLLFSLSLSSKFRLLQKKYVILFFALATLFILFPFTNDYHHLHWISYGVNPETNATDYVYGPLFWIMMGFAYIALISGIVNILTLYFKLSGYYKRQIALLFITSLLPLTGNIMYVFHLNPLPGFDWTPFSFLLTGILIAINISQFKMFDLVPFARNKLFEVLPDAILIVDNRKRIADFNPAMKRLIEIDDQKIIGESVDEIFPKWKKMIRKIMEVSDFQTIVSQVIDGKICYFDLSSLTLSDYDNHNDGRLIVLKDVTRRIRADEEITETHINLINEIQEKEKLIHDLDAFSHTVAHDLKGMLGAIVSASSIIKTGFGDMSRDELLEINDLIGQSATKTIQITNELLTLASVRDQEIKMTTVNMQTVVQEAMFRLKDVISDNEAEIILPESWPEALGYEAWLEEVWLNYISNAIKYGGIPPCIQIGSDILPDNRVKFWIKDNGVGLSADDIDLLFTKFTRLDTLRAEGHGLGLSIVKRIMEKLDGEVGVESENIPGQGSTFYFILPMR, from the coding sequence ATGAGTAACATGGAACCGAATATTGACAACTATATCATTACCCCTCTTTTTCTGCTTCTGTTGATTGGTGGTTTAATTGGCGTTGTCACGTTCTTTTTCCTGCTTCGGTTTCGCAAAACTCCAGGAGTTAAATATTGGCTGGTATGGCAAATTGCAGCATCAATTTGGGCATTTACTTATGCTTTCGAGTTTGCAGCCACCAACATTGAAACCAAGATATTGTGGTCGAAATTCTCATACTTTGGCATTGTTTATGGTCCGGTTGCCTTCTTGCTTTTCTCATTATCTCTTTCTTCAAAATTCAGGTTGTTGCAAAAAAAATATGTAATCCTGTTTTTTGCACTGGCTACTTTGTTTATCTTATTCCCGTTTACCAACGATTACCACCATCTTCACTGGATAAGTTATGGGGTAAATCCTGAAACCAATGCAACCGACTATGTTTATGGCCCTTTGTTTTGGATCATGATGGGCTTTGCTTACATCGCCTTAATTTCAGGAATTGTCAATATTCTGACACTCTATTTCAAACTTTCAGGATACTATAAACGGCAGATTGCCTTACTTTTTATTACCTCGCTTCTTCCATTGACTGGAAATATAATGTATGTCTTTCATTTAAATCCCTTGCCCGGATTCGATTGGACACCATTTTCTTTTCTTCTTACAGGAATTCTTATTGCCATCAATATCTCACAGTTTAAGATGTTTGATTTGGTTCCCTTTGCCCGAAATAAGTTGTTTGAAGTGTTACCTGATGCAATTCTGATTGTAGATAATCGCAAGCGGATTGCTGATTTTAACCCTGCAATGAAAAGACTCATCGAGATTGACGATCAGAAAATTATTGGGGAAAGTGTGGATGAAATTTTCCCGAAATGGAAGAAGATGATCCGAAAAATCATGGAGGTTTCTGATTTCCAAACCATCGTTTCGCAAGTGATAGATGGCAAGATTTGTTATTTCGATTTGAGTTCATTAACTCTTTCTGATTATGACAATCACAATGATGGAAGGCTGATTGTTTTGAAAGACGTAACTCGTCGGATAAGAGCCGATGAAGAAATTACAGAAACACACATTAATCTAATCAATGAAATTCAGGAAAAAGAAAAGCTGATTCATGATCTGGATGCCTTCTCGCATACTGTTGCTCATGATTTGAAAGGCATGTTGGGCGCTATCGTTTCAGCTAGTAGCATCATAAAGACTGGATTCGGCGATATGTCCAGAGATGAACTTCTGGAAATAAATGACCTGATTGGTCAATCGGCCACGAAGACCATACAAATTACGAATGAATTGCTGACATTGGCTTCGGTTCGTGATCAGGAAATTAAAATGACGACTGTTAACATGCAGACTGTAGTTCAGGAGGCTATGTTTCGATTGAAGGATGTAATCAGCGACAATGAAGCCGAAATAATTCTTCCGGAGTCGTGGCCTGAAGCTTTAGGTTACGAAGCCTGGCTGGAGGAAGTGTGGTTGAACTACATCAGCAATGCCATCAAATACGGTGGAATTCCTCCCTGTATTCAGATTGGAAGTGATATTTTGCCGGATAACCGGGTTAAATTCTGGATCAAGGATAATGGCGTAGGGCTTTCGGCAGATGATATTGATTTGCTCTTTACTAAGTTTACCCGTTTAGATACCTTGCGGGCCGAGGGTCATGGCTTGGGGCTTTCTATCGTAAAACGGATTATGGAAAAATTAGATGGAGAAGTGGGTGTTGAAAGTGAAAATATTCCTGGCCAGGGTAGTACATTCTATTTCATTCTGCCAATGCGATAA
- a CDS encoding amidophosphoribosyltransferase — MSELIKHECGIALIRLRKPLEYYKEKYGTWQYGLNKLYLLMEKQHNRGQDGAGIVNVKMELEPGQEYINRHRSIEENPIKNVFDKVAKGIKKAEKNKPKNADIRWIYENVPFSGEVYLGHLRYGTFGRNSIEFVHPVMRQNNWKSRTLVLAGNFNLTNTDELFRKLIALGQHPKAYTDTVTVLEKVGHFLDEENQLHFRNYKNEGYSNRDISPLIEKNLDVQKVLENSSKDWDGGYAIAGMFGHGDSFVMRDPWGIRPAFYYYDDEIVVVASERPVIQTVMNVRADDVSEVKPGEALIIKKDGSVSNKMIRVPHTRRSCSFERIYFSRGSDKDIYQERKTLGRLLSPAILKSINYDIENTVFSFIPNTSETAFYGLVQGVRQYCVDWKIKELRERNGSITNEEMVEVLSVEPRVEKLAIKDVKLRTFIADDASRDDLVAHVYDVTYGIIKNDKDTLVIIDDSIVRGTTLKKSILKILDRLHPKKIIVVSSAPQIRYPDCYGIDMAVLDKFIAFNATIELLKDTNQTHVIDEVYRKCKEQENLPKEEIVNYVKEIYKQFKAEEVSAKIAELLKPDDCNAEVEIIYQTIENLHEACPNDTGDWYFTGNYPTPGGNKVVNTSFINYVEGKDGRAY, encoded by the coding sequence ATGAGCGAATTGATTAAACATGAGTGTGGGATTGCATTGATACGTTTACGTAAACCACTTGAGTATTACAAGGAAAAGTACGGCACCTGGCAATATGGCCTGAATAAGCTGTATTTGCTGATGGAGAAACAGCACAATCGTGGGCAGGACGGCGCCGGAATTGTGAACGTAAAAATGGAACTTGAACCGGGTCAGGAGTATATCAACCGTCATCGCTCGATTGAAGAAAACCCGATCAAAAATGTGTTCGATAAAGTTGCCAAAGGAATTAAAAAAGCAGAGAAAAATAAACCTAAAAACGCCGACATCCGTTGGATATACGAAAATGTACCTTTCTCGGGCGAAGTTTACCTCGGGCATTTGCGCTACGGAACGTTCGGACGAAACAGCATCGAATTTGTGCATCCGGTGATGCGTCAGAACAACTGGAAATCGAGGACTCTGGTATTGGCCGGAAACTTTAATTTAACCAATACTGACGAGCTTTTCCGCAAACTGATTGCTTTGGGCCAACACCCAAAAGCTTATACCGATACAGTAACTGTTCTCGAAAAAGTAGGTCATTTCCTCGATGAAGAAAATCAGTTGCACTTCAGGAATTATAAAAACGAAGGTTATTCGAACCGTGATATTTCGCCACTGATCGAAAAAAATCTCGACGTGCAGAAAGTACTCGAAAATTCGAGCAAAGACTGGGATGGTGGTTATGCCATTGCCGGAATGTTTGGACATGGCGATTCTTTTGTGATGCGCGATCCGTGGGGAATCCGCCCAGCGTTTTATTATTACGACGACGAAATTGTAGTGGTTGCCTCAGAACGTCCGGTGATTCAAACCGTGATGAATGTGAGGGCTGATGACGTTAGCGAAGTGAAACCTGGCGAGGCTTTGATCATCAAAAAAGATGGATCGGTTTCGAATAAAATGATCCGTGTTCCTCATACGCGCCGGTCGTGTTCGTTCGAGCGCATCTATTTTTCGCGTGGGAGCGACAAAGATATTTATCAGGAGCGAAAAACATTGGGTCGTTTGTTGTCGCCTGCCATCCTGAAATCAATTAATTACGACATCGAGAATACTGTTTTTTCATTTATTCCAAATACTTCTGAAACTGCTTTTTATGGTTTGGTTCAGGGTGTTCGTCAGTATTGTGTCGATTGGAAAATCAAGGAATTGCGCGAACGTAATGGTAGCATAACCAACGAAGAAATGGTTGAGGTACTGTCGGTTGAACCGCGTGTGGAGAAATTGGCCATCAAAGACGTGAAATTGCGTACTTTTATTGCCGATGATGCCAGTCGCGACGATTTGGTTGCCCACGTTTATGATGTAACTTATGGTATTATCAAAAACGATAAGGATACGTTGGTCATTATCGATGATTCAATTGTGCGCGGTACGACTCTGAAGAAAAGTATCCTGAAAATTCTGGATCGTTTGCATCCAAAGAAAATTATTGTTGTCTCCTCAGCGCCGCAGATTCGCTACCCCGATTGTTACGGAATCGATATGGCTGTGCTCGATAAGTTTATTGCTTTTAATGCCACCATCGAGTTACTGAAAGATACCAACCAGACGCATGTGATTGATGAGGTTTACCGTAAGTGTAAAGAGCAGGAAAACCTTCCGAAAGAAGAGATTGTCAACTACGTGAAAGAAATATACAAGCAGTTTAAGGCTGAAGAAGTATCGGCCAAAATTGCTGAATTACTGAAGCCTGACGACTGTAATGCTGAAGTGGAAATTATATACCAAACCATTGAAAATTTGCACGAAGCTTGCCCCAACGATACCGGCGACTGGTATTTCACCGGAAACTATCCGACTCCGGGCGGAAACAAAGTGGTAAACACCTCGTTCATCAACTACGTGGAAGGCAAAGACGGAAGAGCGTACTAA
- a CDS encoding cation:proton antiporter domain-containing protein, with the protein MELAILTDIVIIFAFSTAVNYLFTKIRIPTIIGYLLTGIVVGPSLLSIIQSPHEIEFMAEIGIILLMFTIGLEFSLNHLIKIRNIVFFGGFIQLVFTAGVTALFAHMYNMSWGSAVFVGFLTALSSTALVLKILQERGELTSNYGRTVVGILIFQDIILIPLILFTPMLGGQTADVGMKLIGMGSKTLFMGALVYLGNRWIMPRVLHLIALTKNQELFLMSILLVCLAVALLTSELGMSLAFGAFLGGLMISRSEYSQDAFSHLIPFKDTFTSFFFVSIGMLLDLSFVIDNIGLVLATVLLVIAIKMVVAGGTAFLLGHTFRGTVVVGLAMAQIGEFSFILAKTGQTYQILTDYYYQLFLSVTIVSMAASPFLIMISKPAANILLKLPIPDILVKGIFPLKEIEVPAMQNHIVLIGKDSRSLNLSRMASQMKLPYVSIIFDAAAARARQMKGEMVVYGDAMNEPILHKAYIEFAEIVVVSIGDAITAIGVIEKVRSLNKHAYIMVRSKHVSDIEDLYEMGADQVIPEEFKTAIEMFERILKKLLIPKGEIESAISHIRDDNYGIFREKEENSTFTLTDEIPDIEIVALKASNYPLFLGSSLKDLQLRKDFGLTVVAAKRGEKIFENPGSGFIFETDDVVYVLGKHEKIALLSAHFDKPDEDKYLVSSSV; encoded by the coding sequence ATGGAACTTGCTATTTTAACAGATATCGTCATTATTTTCGCTTTTTCGACAGCGGTAAACTACCTGTTTACCAAAATCAGGATACCAACCATTATCGGTTATCTGCTTACCGGAATTGTTGTTGGGCCTTCGCTGCTGTCTATTATCCAGTCTCCGCACGAGATTGAGTTTATGGCCGAGATCGGTATCATTTTACTCATGTTTACCATTGGGCTCGAATTTTCGCTCAATCACCTGATCAAAATCCGGAACATTGTTTTCTTTGGTGGTTTTATCCAACTGGTTTTTACTGCGGGTGTGACGGCTTTATTTGCCCACATGTACAACATGAGTTGGGGCTCTGCCGTTTTCGTCGGTTTCCTGACCGCCTTGAGTAGCACCGCGTTGGTTTTAAAAATCCTTCAGGAGCGAGGCGAACTCACTTCAAACTATGGGCGCACAGTGGTAGGTATTCTTATTTTTCAGGATATTATTTTGATTCCTTTGATTTTATTCACGCCAATGCTGGGCGGACAGACCGCCGATGTCGGAATGAAGTTAATTGGAATGGGAAGTAAAACACTATTTATGGGCGCTTTGGTTTACCTTGGGAACCGTTGGATCATGCCCCGGGTGTTGCACCTGATTGCCCTGACCAAAAATCAGGAATTGTTCCTGATGAGCATTTTACTGGTTTGTCTTGCCGTCGCTTTATTGACTTCAGAATTAGGAATGTCGCTGGCTTTTGGCGCTTTTTTAGGCGGTTTGATGATTTCCCGGTCTGAATACAGTCAGGATGCTTTTAGTCACTTGATCCCCTTTAAAGATACATTCACGAGTTTCTTTTTTGTTTCAATCGGTATGTTGCTCGATTTGAGTTTTGTTATCGATAATATCGGATTAGTTTTAGCAACCGTTCTTTTGGTGATTGCCATCAAAATGGTGGTGGCCGGTGGAACTGCATTTCTGCTGGGGCATACGTTCCGGGGTACAGTTGTTGTTGGATTGGCGATGGCTCAAATCGGAGAATTTTCATTTATTCTGGCAAAAACAGGTCAGACTTACCAAATCCTAACTGATTATTATTACCAGTTATTTTTATCCGTTACAATTGTTTCCATGGCTGCCTCTCCATTCCTGATTATGATTTCAAAGCCTGCGGCGAACATCTTGCTAAAACTGCCGATTCCGGATATTCTGGTAAAAGGGATCTTCCCACTTAAGGAAATTGAGGTGCCAGCTATGCAGAACCATATTGTATTGATTGGCAAAGATTCCCGTTCGCTCAATCTTTCGCGAATGGCCAGTCAAATGAAACTACCATACGTGTCGATTATTTTTGATGCGGCAGCAGCGCGTGCCCGGCAGATGAAAGGTGAAATGGTGGTTTACGGAGATGCAATGAACGAACCCATTCTCCATAAAGCATACATAGAATTTGCCGAAATTGTGGTCGTCAGTATTGGCGATGCCATCACGGCCATCGGGGTTATCGAAAAAGTGCGCAGCCTGAATAAGCACGCTTACATCATGGTTCGGTCAAAGCATGTTTCGGATATCGAAGATTTGTATGAAATGGGCGCCGATCAGGTTATTCCTGAGGAGTTTAAGACTGCCATTGAAATGTTTGAACGTATATTGAAGAAATTACTGATCCCAAAAGGTGAAATTGAATCGGCCATTTCGCACATTCGCGATGATAATTATGGAATTTTCAGGGAAAAAGAAGAAAATAGCACGTTTACACTGACCGATGAAATTCCGGATATTGAAATAGTAGCGTTGAAGGCGAGTAACTACCCATTATTTCTGGGAAGTTCGCTAAAAGATCTCCAATTGCGAAAGGATTTTGGACTTACGGTGGTGGCAGCCAAAAGAGGCGAAAAGATATTTGAAAATCCGGGTTCAGGCTTTATTTTTGAAACGGATGATGTGGTTTACGTTCTGGGCAAACATGAAAAAATAGCACTGCTATCGGCACATTTTGACAAGCCTGATGAAGATAAATACCTCGTCAGCAGCTCCGTTTAA